A region from the Streptosporangium sp. NBC_01756 genome encodes:
- a CDS encoding glycosyltransferase codes for MLLIGQLRVGGTEKQVFLLATGLARSGVAVDVVTLHSDGPYRDALELAGVSVHNARFTGLSTGPMALPRNLLAAARLLRLVRRLRPDVLHAFLYHAYVVGAPIAWLARVPVVVAGRRSLSVFKRVRYGSYTLERLSTRLTRHVVANAVAVAEDAKRVEGLAPEKISVIYNGLPESAFLPAVPAPIVTDLPVVCSVANLKTHKGHRCLIEAAALLATRGTPCTLVLAGEGPERDTLARQAATLGVDLRLVGLRRDVEALLHRASVTVLASLHEGMSNAIMEAMAAGKPIVATAVGGTCELLNGRGLLVPPENPQALADALERVLGDPCLSASLGRAARAWALDNLSLDSMIDRHLGLYRRLLEERCAR; via the coding sequence GTGCTGCTGATCGGGCAACTGAGGGTAGGGGGCACCGAAAAGCAGGTTTTCCTGCTGGCCACGGGGCTGGCCCGCAGCGGTGTGGCGGTCGACGTGGTGACGTTGCACTCAGACGGGCCCTACCGTGACGCGCTGGAACTCGCGGGTGTTTCCGTGCACAACGCCAGGTTCACCGGGCTGTCGACGGGACCGATGGCCCTTCCGCGCAACCTGCTCGCGGCGGCACGCCTCCTGAGGTTGGTGCGGCGGCTCAGGCCGGACGTGCTGCACGCCTTCCTCTACCACGCCTACGTGGTCGGCGCGCCGATCGCCTGGCTCGCCCGGGTGCCGGTCGTCGTGGCGGGGCGGCGCAGCCTGAGCGTCTTCAAACGGGTCCGGTACGGGAGCTACACGTTGGAACGCCTCTCCACCCGGCTGACGCGGCATGTGGTGGCCAACGCCGTGGCCGTCGCCGAGGACGCCAAAAGGGTGGAGGGCCTCGCCCCCGAGAAGATCAGTGTGATCTACAACGGGCTGCCCGAGTCGGCCTTCCTGCCGGCCGTACCGGCTCCCATCGTCACCGACCTGCCGGTCGTGTGCTCCGTGGCCAACCTGAAGACACACAAAGGCCACCGCTGCCTCATCGAAGCCGCCGCGCTACTGGCCACCCGGGGCACGCCGTGCACCCTGGTACTCGCGGGTGAAGGACCCGAACGCGACACCTTGGCACGGCAGGCGGCGACCCTGGGCGTGGACCTGCGCCTGGTCGGCCTGCGCCGCGACGTCGAAGCCCTGCTGCACCGGGCGTCGGTGACCGTGCTCGCCTCCCTCCACGAGGGGATGAGCAACGCGATCATGGAGGCGATGGCGGCGGGTAAGCCGATCGTCGCCACCGCGGTCGGCGGGACCTGCGAACTACTGAACGGGCGCGGCCTGCTGGTCCCTCCGGAGAACCCCCAGGCGCTGGCCGACGCCCTGGAGCGCGTGTTGGGTGATCCCTGCCTGAGCGCGTCCCTCGGCCGCGCCGCGCGCGCCTGGGCGTTGGACAACCTCAGCCTCGACTCCATGATCGACCGGCATCTGGGACTGTACCGGCGTCTCCTGGAGGAGCGATGTGCGCGATAG